The Macaca nemestrina isolate mMacNem1 chromosome 1, mMacNem.hap1, whole genome shotgun sequence genome contains the following window.
cactatgggaggccaaggcaggtggatcatttgaggtcaggggttcgagcccagcctggccaacatggtgaaaccctctactaaaaataaaataaaaataaaaattagctgggcgtggtggcaggtgcctgtaatcccggctacttgggaggctgagtcacgagaattgcttgagcccaggaggtggaggttgcagtgagcggagatcgcaccactgcactccagtcagggtgacagagtaagactccatctcaaaaaaaaaagaaaaaaacacaaattcaaagaagttaaataagTTGCCCAAAGTTATACAACACAGAACTGAAGCCAGGACTTTTATGGACACAAAGTTGGTTAGTCCTCCAGATGGAAATTTCATCTCAGTAGGATTAtatagctatttattttattagtaaaaatTTTCTATTAAGTGTACCAGAGCCACTTTTCAGCTCTGAGGATAAGggactttatatatatatgcctagATGAGACTCTTTTTACTGCCCTAGAAATGCTGAAATTTTTGCTCTAATTAAATTAGACTCAAAATATGAACATTCCTTGAACATATACCACTTAGTCATCCAGACCTTTAATATCTaaagtagtagtagtagtgaTTGGAAAGAGAAATTTTTCAGTGATGGTgcaatgttttgtgtgtgtgtgtgtgtgtgtgtgtgtgtgtgtgtgtgtgtgtgtgtgttttaagacggagtttcgctctttttgcccaggctggagcgcaatggcacgatctcggctcactgagacctccgcctcctgggttcaagcaattctcctgcctcagcctcccgtgtagctggaattataggtgcccaccaccacacctggctaattttgtattttttgtagagacggggtttcaccatgttggccaagctagtctcgaactcctgacctcaggtgatctacccaccttggcctcccaaagtgctgggattacaggcatgagtcagtgCATcgggcctgttttttttttgttttgttttgttttttcaaattaatGGGCAAATTCAAGTTCAGATGGTGcacttttcatttattaatgCTATAGCAAATGTCAGtttgttttcttcagtttctgCTGATGGTTTCAACTGGCACAGAAAGTATTTATTCAGCCTTACAAAACTGTTAAGTTGTATTGTGATACAGTTTATTGACTTGCACAGTATTTCATTACAACCCATTCAGGTATGCATGAACCTGAAGCAGAACACCATTTAAGACTGGTGCTGTATAATATAATTCCTACAGATGTGGGTCCAGGGAATAGAACTGagcctttttttaaatgttaagcaGGTTACCCTAATGGGGCTTCTACTAGACATCTCTCCATTTGGTCTCTTCTTACACTGCAACCCAGCGGGAACAGTTAATAATTGGATGTTTATAAAATGGGGGTAAAAGGGTTTACTATGATGGATCCTGGCTATCCCTTTAGGAGGAGACCTTTGCGCTTCAGGAATGCTGTCTTCATCTTTGCAGCCTGAAGCTGCTTCATTTCCTTAGGtctgttgtgttttgtttctgtAAAGTGTTATGAATTCTGGATATTTTTGTAAAAGAATCAAGATTTGTATAAAATGTTGTTTACAGatcttttaatgaataaatacataaaaacccCACAGATCCCTTGGAGAATTCTTAAGATGTAAAGATCTTTTATGTCACTTAAATCTACAGCTAGCACATTTACCTAATGGTACTTAAGTAATAAGAATTAGTCTTAGATTGATCAGGCTTAATAATGGAGGTCAACATTTCGAGGCTCTTGGCAGACAAAGCCTGGGTCTAGACCGCACACTGGGCAGGGTATATAGTCTGACAACTTTATTTGGTCTTTAACTGCTTAATAAAAGGGAGGCTGCTTAGTCCAGGAGCCATGAAGAAGACAAAGTGCATGGGCAGCAGCTTGAATGGTTCGGAGACAGGAGTGCCATTCTATTACCGTTTAAGTCCTAAAGCCAAAATGGCAGGATTTTTAAGGAACTGAGGTTCCTTTTAATACTCAGACCATAAAGCTTCACAATTTTAATTGGAGACTGGCGCCCAATTCTAGAGCCTCTTTAAGAATTGTACTTATCCAATGCAAAGGTTTTCAGGGTGGCGAGGAGGGAGGATAGTCGGGGTACAGCAAGGAAGTAAAAGAGGAACGAcccggggtgcagtggcttacgcctgtattCCCCACATTTTAGGAGGCCTAGGCgagaggacagcttgaggccagcTTTGGCAACATAGGAAGgctccaactctacaaaaaaattttaaaatggccgggcgctgtggcttaagcctataatcccagcactttgggaggccgaggcgggcggatcacgaggtcaggagatcgagatcatcctggctaacacggtgaaaatacaaaaaatacaaaaaattagccgggcatggaggcggacgccttgtagtcccagctactaggaggctgaggcaggagaatggcgtgaacgcaggaggcggagcttgcagtgagccgagatcgcgccactgcactccagcctgggcgacagagtgagactccgtctcggaaaaaaaaaaaaaaaaaaaaaaaaattaaaaattagccaggcgtggtggtgtgcacctctaggCCCAgcggctcaggaggctgaggtggaaggatcgcttgggcctgggggggttgaggctgcagtgaactatgatcgcgccactgcactccaacctgggcagcagaacaagaGCGTGTGTccataataaaaaaggaaagaagtccggcacagaggaagagaagattaAGGGGAGACGGTGGCAGTAAGCAGAGGTGGGAAATCAATTATCTCTCCTCGTCAAATCCTGCAGCCAGTTCCCTCCAAAAGTGTTAAGGGGCTCCCGTTCCAGATATCAATGTTTTGGAGGAAACGAAAAGCCCTAACTTCAAATCGCCACCATTCGTTGgcaaaaaaaatacagtaagcagaagacaggaaattaAGGCCTTCCGCAGACGCAGTGAAGCCAAGACTGACGTCACGTCCGCCCAAAACAAAGCAGCCCGGCAATTTCTAGATACCGGGCGGACCCGCCTTCAAAATTAGCAACTGAGCATGCGCGAACGTCAATATGCAGGGAACGTGATTACATCAGTGTCAGGCGCCGGCGTATCTAAATAGAACTCAGTTTACGCAGACGCAGAAAACGCAGGCAAACCTGAGGTCCTCAGAATGGCGGGCACGGGTTTGGTGGCTGGAGAGGTTGTGGTGGATGCGCTGCCGTATTTTGATCAAGGTTATGAAGCCCCTGGTGTGCGGGAAGCGGTGAGTGCGGGGTGTCTTTGTAGCTGACTCACTGTTCGCTGGCTCGGTACCGAAAGAAACATGTTACAATTTGCCGCTTCTACCCTGGCCCCAATTCTCTTTCTAAGGCTGCAGCGCTGGTGGAGGAGGAAACTCGCAGATACCGACCTACTAAGAACTACCTGAGCTACCTAACAGCCCCGGATTATTCTGCCTTTGAAGTAAGTATGTCTTGAGCCCGGGTATGAACGAGGATTCCTGTGAACCTTTATTTTGGATTGAGAGCTTCAGCTAcgtaaaagtgatttttaaattccaGTTTTAACCATTGCCTGCATAGGTACCAGTCTGTTGAAAACAGCTAGATAGATAAGTCTTCTCCGAGGTTCTTATTCTAAGATCCATAGGAAGACTTTCTGGGACTCCACGACTCACTTAATGCAAAAATTTGTGGCCACAATTCTTTGAGATAGGATCCATGCGTAAATTCTCAAAGGGACCCTCTCCTGCCAAGAGTCACTCTACAGCAGGTGATCTAGAATTTTTTAGTATGTATAAGCCTAATTACCTAAGCTCTTTAGAACCACTGGAGAGTGGCGTATTAAAGTCTAGTTATTTACCAAACGTTTGTGGTATGACTGAAGGGACAAACCATATCCAAGTGTATACTACTCTTTTCTCAGCCTTCTCCTTTTTTCTATAATCTGTCCGATGTTTTTATTAACACAGTTCTGATTAATGTAGGCAAGAACTTTCCCTGATACGAATACTTTCCAAGTGCTGGGTGCCATTCTAGATTCTGAAATCATAGAGATAAAAATatctgggttttaaaaaaatatgtattttgctgtattttaatttttcttttctttatttaagaCAAGCatcgtctccaaaaaaagataGGGTTTctgaatacagaaaaatacaatacaatgaGGAGctagatatataaaacaaagtttACAATAGTATGTATAAATGTGTAATAATATGTAAAGGACCTGTAGTGGAGGTATATATAAGGACAAGAGAATTAGAGAAAGGAGTGCCCATGCTTGCCTAGGGAGTCAGATGCTGTTCTACTGCACACAGTGAGTATGatactattttaaatgtataaccTTGAAGTACACCCAAGATTCTAGTTAGGGTCTAATTAGCTAAGTGAAATGTaagttatttctaaattattGGATTCAAGTATTTCAATATGTACAGCTTGGAGGTTTTTTTCCCATTATACCTAATCGTTTATTTATGAAAGGATTGTATTATTAAAAGGCAgtatttagctgggtgtggtggctcacacctgtaatcccagcactttaggaggctgaagtgtgaggatcacttgagaccagtctgtgcagcatagtgagaccctttctctacaaaagaaaaactaaaaaattagccaagcatgatggcatgcacctgtagtccaagccactcaggaggctgaggtggaaggatcacttgagcctggaagttcaaggctgctacagtgagccatgataataccattgcgctccagcctggcgacagactgagatcctgtctcagagggaaaaaaaaaaaaaaagatattatttacattaaagtaacatgaaaaaatagttaagtttgttgtttttgtttgagacggagtcttattctgtcacccagcctggagtgcagtggtgccatttctgctcactgcagcctccaccttccgagctcaagtgattctcctgcctcagcctcgcgagcagctaggattacaggtgcctgccaccatgcctggctaatttttgtattttcagtagagatggagtgtcaccacgttggccaggctggtcttgaactcctggcctcaagtgatccgcctacctcatcctcccaaagtgttgggatacggggtgaaccaccacgccctgccttgGCTAAGTTTTAAGTAGAAGACATATGTTTCTATGAACGTGTTTTCCTATGCTTTTTCCAAATATTGTTACCTAGGTGTAGATGTTAACCACGTTAAGAActaagtacagtggctcacacctgtaatcccagcaccttgggaggctgaggcgagtggatcacaaggtcaggaaatcgagaccatcctctactaaaaatacaaaaaattaactgggcatggtggcgggtgcctgtagtcccagctactcaggaggctgaggcagaagaatggcctgaacccgggaggcggagcttgcagtgagccaagatggcgccactgcactccagcctgggcgacagagcgagactccatctcattaaaaaaaaaaaaagagagagaattaagTACAGTAATGCTTCTTGGACTGATTTCTGACGTTTTCAAATAACTGCATTCAATCACAGACTTCTTATAATACTTTTGccagtttttttccttctctcaaatACCTTTGTAATTAGTTTACTGATTATTTAATTAGcaaagtcctgggttcaaatgattctcctgtaaTTAGTTTACTGATTAtttaatcctttctttttttgagacagagtcttgctctgtcgcctaggctggagtgcatgcaactccttggctcactgcaacctctgcctcctgggttcaagcgattctcctcccccagcctcccaagtggctgggattacaggcatgcactaccatgcccaactaatttttgtatttttagtacagacagggtttcaccattgtggccaggctgatctcgaactcctgacctcaagtgattcacctgcctcggcctcccaaagtactgggattacaggtgtgagccaccacacttggcatCCTTTCTTAGTAATAGTTGGTAATGTATACTGGGCTCACTGTCTTTCTTGGTGCACAAAACAGCTCTATAAACTATATAACTATGTTCACTATCCCCATTTTTTTAGCTGGGAAAACTGCAGCTTAGAAAGGCTCATTGACTAAGACCTTAACCATTCTTCAAACTGCCTCTGAAATTACTCTTTCATTAATTCACTTAACAACTATTTACGAAGGTCTATTCCATGCTGGATATTGGAGAACAGTATCGGCAGGGTCCATACTTATGAACCTTACAATCTAGAGTGTTGAGACGGACAATAAATAGATCAGAAAAATTGTTGATAAATGCTGCACAGAGAATGATAGTGATAAAGTGACTGGGTGACTCTAGGTTGGGTGGTTGAGGAAGGCCTCTCAAAGCTGAGATGAGACTACTCCATGAGCAGGGATTTCCCCCACCGACCCCGCCGCCCATGACTTAGCTCCATGAACATTGGCTTAGTCTTTGGAGAGAGCTGAGCTAAAATTCCAGATCTATCACTTACTGAGCATGTGAGTTAGTTAAGGGTTCCTCCTGTGCTGTATGGCTCAAGACTACTTATACATTTTTATACTACCTCTTGTTTAATTATTAGCTGTTACTCTTTGTCACTGCAGAATTTTCTAGCTAAAATGCCTTGGTATTTTTTGCAGGAAACTAGATAACTACATTTTCTTAAGATTATGTGTAATTTAGCAGTAGCGCCTGCAAAATGCTTTCTCCAGAAAGAAATGcttaatacaaattttttttttttttttttttttaagatggagtctcactctgttgccaggctggagtgcagtggcgcgatcttggatcactgcagcctccgcctcccgggttcaagaagttctcctgcctcagcctcccaagtagctgggattacaggcgcatgccatcatgcccagctagtttttgtatttttagtagatacaaggtttcaccatcttggccaggatggtctcaatctcttgacctcgtgatccacccaccttggcctcccaaagtgctgggattacaggcgtgagccacctcgcccggcctaaTACAAAACTTTTAAACATTAATGCAGGCTTCTGTAAGGCCTTTGATACTTATTCTCTAGTCTAATTGTTAAGATAGTTGAAgccctcagaaaattaaaattacatggAATAACTGAAGTATTACtacaaacaaatattttaagcagTTCTTTATACTCAGGGTAGGAAATGTGCAGAACGGAAATGGGATAAGATATTGGCCAAAACATCCCTAAAGAGGAATAGCCATACTACATTTACTTGGCAAACAGTAAAATTGCTAGAGAAGATAGtgaatataaagaaaagacactttgggagactgaggcgggcagatcacctgaggtcaggagttcaagaccagcctggccaacatggtgaaaccctgtctctactaaaaatacaaaaattagctgggcgtggtggcaggcacctgtaatcccagctactcgggaggatgaggcaagagaatcacttgaacctgggaggcagaggttgcaatgagccaagattgcgccattgctctccagcctgggggacaagagtgagacttcatcgtgaaaaaaaaaaaaaaaaaaaattcttagatttctggaggctggaaagtgtaAGTAAGGTTCAcaggctgcatctggtgagggcgtTCTTGCTGATGTGTACTTGGTGTACAGTCCTGAAGCAGCACAGAGCATTACATGGCACGTAGGGGCACACAAGAGAAAGACAAACTGGCTTTTATAACATACCCACTCTGGTGATAActcattaatccatgaatgggtTGAGCCCTCATaacccaatcacctcttaaagaccccacctcttaatactattacattggggattaagtttccataTGAGTTtcagaggggacaaacattcaaaccatagcactgtcCAACTGATGGTAACATGCTTCTGGAATTGAGAACATCTGAGTTAGGATTAATCCTTTTCTCTGTGGGCTCCTTAATACATGCCACTTTTCCTGGCTAAGCTGAATGTGAAGtgactgtgtgtttgtgtgtgattctaGAGAGCATTTAACTCAGAGAAGAAttagggaaagggaaatgattcATTATAATAGGTAGTGTAGCTTAAATCTATTCTTTGGTGATTGTTAATTTCAATTGTCAACATGATCTTAGAAATCTTTTTCTGATTTACACATCAGACTGACATAATGAGAAATGAATTTGAAAGACTGGCTGCTCGACAACCAATTGAATTGCTCAGTATGAAACGGTAAgaatattaaaatggaaattaaaatttaatttgtagtAACTCAGTAATGAGCTGAGATTTGTGAAGAATGTATTTGCTGGCTAATATTGGCagtgttggctgggcgtggtggctcacacctgtaattccagcactttgggaggccgagaatggcggattgcttgaatccaggagttttgagatcagcctggacaacatggcaaaaccctatctctaccaaaataataataataataataacgtacctgggtatggtggcacacacccgtagacccagctacttggaaagctgaggtaggGAGATCGCTTGACATcctccaggagatggaggttgcagcaagccgagattgtaccactgcactccagcgtggggaacagagggagacccagtcttgaaaaaaaactatatatagagagatatctGTAGATACAGCTATAGATAGATGAAGATATATCtatggatatagatatagatacagagatctatagatagatatagagatgtagatatagatatatatctatagatatctGTAGATATAGATCTATAGATATCTGTAGATATAGATCTATAGATATCTAGGGAGGCAGTGTTGAAGGACTGACTGGGTAGTGTGAAGAGGGAATAGAAGGAGTCATAtcacttctcattttttttctctaccgGGGAATGGGTATGTTAGTGGATGGGTGGGTGTGAGTATTTTACAAAAATGGTAGCAAAGGTTTTTGTCTACTACTTTTTCCCCTTAATATATTATTCACAtcttaatattattaaatgttcTTCAGTGACATCATTTAATAGCTAATATAACAATCTTTTATGTGAATGTAATGTTGCTTATTTAACCAGTTCACATTGAAGTGAACATAACGGTGCTAAATCATATTTGTAAATTGATTGTTAGGCTGTATCAGTTTCTTATTATTGCAAGGTTTACATCCTCAGTCTTCTGTAGTTTTTAAACTATATGGAGACTCATGGGACATTCTGTTGGGAAGAGATGTAAAGGCTTGACAGTACAgctggttttattttgttgtttaatttcagATATGAGCTTCCAGCCCCTTCCTCTGGTCAAAAAAATGACATTACTGCATGGCAAGAATGTGTAAACAATTCTATGGCCCAGTTAGAGCATCAAGCAGTTAGAATTGAGAATCTGGAACTAATGTCACAGCATGGATGTAATGCCTGGAAAGTATACAATGAgtaagaacctttttttttttccttttctttccatctcACCCAAAGTGttagtactttttaaaagtatgggaggttctgggtgcagtggctcacgccagtaatcccagccctttgagaggcagaggcaggtggattgcttgaggtcaggagttcgagaccagcctggccaacatggtgaaaccccatttctacaaacacacacacacacacacacacacacacacacacacacccaaaattagctgggcatggtaacgcgcacctgtaatcccagctactctggaggctgaggcatgagaattgcttgagcctgggaggcagaggttgcagtgagccaagattgtgccactgcactccagcctaggtgacagagtgagactctatctcaaaaaaaaaaaaaaacaagctgggtgcggtggattacgcctataatcccagcacttcaggaggccgaggtgatcacctgaggtcagaagtttgagactagcctggccaacatggtaaaactgcatctctacttaaaaaaaaaaaaaaaagaagaagattagccagccatggtggcgcttctgtagtcacagctactcaggagtctggggcaggagaactgcttgaacccgggaggcagaggttgcagtgagctgagattgcaccagtgcactccagccagggtgacaaagcgagactccatctcaaaaaacaaacaaaaaaacccccacaaagtATGGGTAGGGGAAGTGGGATAAAAATAATACAGCTAGACTTTTTCTTGGGATTATGTTCTAGAACTACGACCCATATGAAAGGCCACTATTTTGAAACCCACCCCAAAGTTCAAGAGTACTAAGAGGACCTAAACCAAACTACCACATTTAATGTATAATATTGTAAGAAAACGAGTTCTGAGGTCCCATTTGCAGAGCACCACTTGATAGAATGTTATCAAGTTTGCTTAAACAGTTGATTCTCATTAGTCATGCATTATGTTCTTTAAGTCCTGTGGacactgaattagcaaatactgtACCATTTCTCCTAGGgggaatatatacatattcatgtgcacacatatacatatctcTCACACAGATTATAATCTTAAATCCTAGAATAAACTCATCCTGGTAGacttctgtctttattttataaaagagaaaacaaagttgAGAAATGTAAAGTAACTTTCTTGAAACTACCCCACTAACAGATCCCAGACTTAGAACTTGAACTTCATCGTCTGCTTATTACTGTATGAGAGGTGAAACAAGAAGGCAAAGTACCTCCTTGTTCATCCTCGGCTGCGAATGTGCATGCTCAGCAGCCCGGATTTTTCACTGCTGTGCACATGTCCATGAATGACTGCAAAACACTACAAGTAGTAATTTTGAGATTATAGATAAATTTCAGCAAGTATTTGTTGTCAGAACAAGCCACTGACCTGTTTCTGTTCCATGTAACTAGCTGTAGCTTTAGTATTTATTGTCTATCTATAATTCAGATTCCTTGCTTGCAAAATTCGGTGGTTAGATTATCTGCATGGCCCCTTTGTGCCCTGAGATTTCCTGATTGTGTATTTACAATTTAAGAGAAAAAGGCCACAGAACTTCATAATAGTGTGTACAACTTTTGTTAGAGTGTGTTTCCTGAAACATagctgtataaaataaagcaaaaccatGAAATGATAATACTGTTTCTCAAATCTTCAGAATTATGCATTAAGTATTTGTAGCCACATAATGCCAGTGGACAAAATCCAGAATTTGGGAAACTCTACAAAGCCAACAACTAACTttcttttatatatctatatattgcaagggggggaaaaaagaaagaacggGATCAGGGTGATTAAGAAATTTAAGTGACATCAGTAAATCTGTTTCACAAAATGGAAAACTGTGATTCTTCTCAAGAAGCTCTATCTAATGGAAGAGACAGTAATTTTATGCCAAGTAACCAGTAGTCTATTTTTGGCAGTATGGGGGCAAGTGTTACATTGTGTGCTGTGGTCTGTAAGCTAAGCATTAAGAGATAGGGcattgccaggtgtggtgtttcacacctgtaatcctagtgctttgggaggctgagacaggaggatcacttgaggccaagagtttgagaccagcctgggcaacgtagtgaagccctgtctctacagtaaacaataaaaaatagccaggtatggtggtacacacctatagtctgtttgaaaaaaacaaaagatgggGCATAAAGTTGAGGGTTGTTGAAGAAGGGTGAAATTGGGATGTTTagaaggaaacaaggaaaacaTTCCAGGAATGGAGTGCATAGATGCAGAGGAAAAAATATGACATTGAAAAGAACACTGCTGTCAACTTACCTGAAAACCTTTAATAATTCCCTATTACCTGCAAGGTAAGGGccaagctttttttctttttctttggaggtGAAGGAGGGGGTcgggacagaatcttgctctgtcgcccaagctagaatgcagtgccacaatctcagctcactgcaaccctcccgggttcaagcagctcttctgcctcagcctccagagtaggtgggattatagatacacgccaccacgcctggctgatttttgtattttttgtagagacggggtttcaccatgttgaccaggctggtctcaagctcctggcctcaagtgatcctccagcatcaccctctcaaagtgctgggattgtaggtgtgagcacCTGACTGGGCCAGGCTTTTTAACATGGTATTCAAGGCCTTTTCCTTACTCCCTCAACTGTAAACTTTTAACTCAACCCAAACTAGTCCTTTATCTGGTGATTATCATAAATCCTGCCTCTGGGCCTTTACTTGCCCCTGACTTTACCTGTTCTACCCAAATTCAGCTTGTTTAGGGCCCAGCTCTAGTTCGCTTACTTGTCTTCTTCCCTAATTGAAATTCTGCTTCTAGTATTGTCTCCCTCTTCTGAGTAACTCTACACAGAATTACTGTGCACATCACTTGTTTTCCATTTAATCACAAAGTGCTCTATAGTGCTTAACATTCCCCTGAGCAtattttgtctcctccaaattcaATGGACACTTCTCCAGAGGAGGTGTACTATATTTTATCAAAGTATATTTAAGaggaagggtgggagaagggagaagacaaACTAAACTTTCAGGGAGAGCCAATTCAAAGGAAAGCTCCCTTGTTGGTGGGCAGAGTCTGGAAT
Protein-coding sequences here:
- the LOC105479149 gene encoding pre-mRNA-splicing factor SPF27; translated protein: MAGTGLVAGEVVVDALPYFDQGYEAPGVREAAAALVEEETRRYRPTKNYLSYLTAPDYSAFETDIMRNEFERLAARQPIELLSMKRYELPAPSSGQKNDITAWQECVNNSMAQLEHQAVRIENLELMSQHGCNAWKVYNENLVHMIEHAQKELQKLRKHIQDLNWQRKNMQLTAGSKLREMESNWVSLVSKNYEIERTIVQLENEIYQIKQQHGEANKENIRQDF